From the genome of Candidatus Defluviilinea proxima:
GCCAATTTTATTCCGCAAGGCTGGGTGTTGAAATCCTGGCGCATGGTCATGGATGGTCAATCCGCTGGTGAGTTGCTCGGACCGTTCGTGGTGATGGTTGGGATGGGTGCGGTGATGTTCGTCATCGGTGCGATGATGTTTAGGAGACGCTTCGCTTAGACAATGGACGATTGACCATTGTCTGCGGTCTTTGGTCCACCGTCAGGAGAAATTATTATGAGAATACTCGATCTTGCCCTCAAAGATTTATCCCAGATGTTTCGTGACAAACGGTCATTGTTGTTTCTTGTTGCGATGCCGATCGCGTTCACGTTCTTTATGGGATTTGCATATAGGAACGCAGGTGGCGACCCGAATGCGGACACTCGAATCCCGTTGGCGGTGGTTAACCCCGAACCAGATGCTGTTTTGAACAAGGCGCTTGTTGAACGGCTTGAGACTTCCACTTCAATTCGTGCAGAAAGCATGAATGAAGAAGATGCGATGAACGCCTTTTATAAAGGCGATATGGCTGGGGTGTTGAAAATCCCTGTTGGGTTCAGCGAGCAAGCCTCGGCGGGGAAAGATGCGCAGATACAATTGATTGCAGATGCAAACTCCGCAGATGGACAATCGCTGTATCAATTGTTACGAGTCCCAATATCCCAACTGATGGGCGCGGTGGAAGTCAGTCGCGAGAGTGTCGATGTGGTCAATGCGTCGGATCCATCGGCTGAACAAAGCGCAGCATTCGAGCTGGCATGGAGCAAATGGACGGAATCGTCGAAGGTTTCGTTAGTGAAGGTGGAACAGGAAGTCGCTAAATCATCCGATTGGACGGGTGGCAATCCGTATAATCAATCGTCGCCTGGAATTTTGGTGCAGTTTGCGATCTTCGGTTTAGTCACCTCGGGGCAGATCCTCGTCCAGGAGAAAAAGACTCGCACATTGCAACGTTTGATCACGACCGCGATGAAGCCGTGGGAGATCGTGATGGGGCATATGTTGGCGATGTTCACGGTCACCTTCTTGCAGACCATGATGTTAGTGCTGTTTGGTCAGTGGGTGTTGAAGGTTGATTATTTGCGTGAGCCATTGGGTGTGTTATTGATAGCAGTGACGTTGGGATTGTGGATCGCCTCGATGGGATTGTTGATCGGCGTGACCGCAAAGGAAGAACAAAATGTGATCCTATATGCGATGATCGCCATGTTCCTGTTCTCTGCATTGGGTGGCACATGGTTCCCGCTGGATGTAACTGGTGGTGCATTCGCAACGATCGGTAGGGCGATGCCTTCCGCCTGGGCAATGAATGGCTTGCAAAACATTTTGATCCGTGGACTGGGGTTGGAATCGGTGTGGACGGCGGTTGGGATGTTGCTTGCCTATGCGGTCTTTTTCTTCTTGCTGGCAGTTTGGCGATTTAGGAAGATCGAAATATAAGCGATTGAAGAGAACCTGGTTCCCCTATCCACTCGGATAGGGGAAAACCATACTTCTGCATGATGTATAGTGCTTTTGGCTGTATATACTGTTGATAGAGACCAAAAGGAGGTTTCTTATGAACATGAAAAAGTCGAATATCTTTTGGGGGTTGTTGCTGATCGTGGGCGGTGGGTTCGCATTGGCGCAACAGCTTGGATATATTAAAAACCTATCGCCTCAAGTAGGCATGTATGCCTTTGCTGTGATCGCCGTGATCGCCTTGGTGATGTATGCCCTGAGCAATTGGAGGGAATGGGGCTGGCTCTTCCCTGCAGGTGTGTTTGGCGGGTTGGCTGTGACCGCTGCGCTGGCGATCAATAAATTTGACAATCCAGCGGTTGGCTCACCATTATTCTTTGGGCTTCTCATTCCATTTGTTGCCGCATACCTCACAGACCGCGCTCGCAACTGGTGGGCGTTGATCCCTGGCGCTGTAATGTTGTTCCTGGCGCTGACCACGTTGTTGGTGGAGAATGTCGGCGGAGAATGGGTGGGTTCCCTGTTCCTGTTCCTGATTGCACTCAGTTTCTTTGTGGTGTATCTGAATAACCGCACACGCACCTGGGCTTTGCTGGTTGCCTACATTATGTTTGTATTGAGCATTGCTCCTGCCATGGCATCGGGTGGAGAATTGGCAGCCTACTATGGCGCGATCTTCCTTTTGGCTGTAGCATTGCCTTTTTTCATTGTCTACTTCCGATCCATAAAAAACTGGTGGGCGATCATACCTGCTGGTGTAATGACAACCCTTGCTGTCATCACAGGGGCGGCCATCGCGGGGTGGATAAAGAATGAAGACCAAGGTGGATATGTCACTGCCGTATTGCTGGGCGGATTTGCCGCAACGTTCGCTGTCGTCTGGCTGCGTCATGCCATGCCGTGGGCGAAGATCGTGACGATCGTTCTCGCTGTGCTGGCAGTTGGTTCTGTCTTGTTCGCTTCATACACCGAAGTCTTCTGGCCGTTGGCGATCATTTTGGTGGGAGCCTATCTGCTCTTCACAGCACTGAGACCGAAAGCAGTCTGACCGGTGATCTGATAACCAATACACTCAAACCGCGTCCCGTTTTAGAGACGCGGTTTTTTGTCATATGCTTCTATTCACAAATTAATTCGAAAAAGTGTAATTTGTGATTGCACTGGGTATACTTGGCTAAATTATTTCTCGGTATACATTCCCCATTTGGGGATGGTGTTCACTACATCTTACGGGTAACATAGAATACATTATGGAAATCTCACAAACCATTCACCTGCTCGGCGATTTGCTAGGGGAAGTTATCTCTGATCTTGAATCTCCTGCCATCTTTCAAACGGTGGAGCGGATCCGCGCGGAAGCCAAGGCGCGTCGTGCCGGTGATCGTGAAGCGGCCGGGCGCTTACAGGAACTGATCTCAGCTTTATCGTCCGATGAAGCGCGTGCTGTATCTGCCGCATTTGCCACATACTTCGACTTGGTGAATATTGCTGAAGATCATCAACGCGTCTTGTTGATGAGGCAAAGGCAGGATCAGAAATACCCGAACCCTGTGGATGAATCCATTGGCGAATCCATTGCCATACTTAAACAGCGTGGCGTCACCAGTGGACAGATGAAAGAACTTTTGGAAAATCTTTCCATTGAGTTGGTGCTTACGGCGCATCCGACCGAAGCGCGGCGGCGTACTGTCTTATCGAAGATAGAAGGCGTGGCGCAGTTGGTTCAGGAGTTCAGCGATAACCAATCATCGGAGCGTAGAAGCGCCGAGATATTGCAGTCCCTGCGAACCGAAATTTCAGCACTATGGCTCACCGAACGTGCCCGCCTTAATCAATTGGCCGTGACCGATGAAGTGAAGACCGGTTTGTATTATGTGGATGCGTTTTTCTGGAAAGCCATTCCCGCTGTCTATGAAGACCTCGAGAGAGCACTAAAGATCCATTACCCCGAACTGCGTGCCCCTGCCACATGGTTGAAGCTGGCCTCGTGGATCGGTGGCGACCGTGATGGCAATCCAAATGTTACCGCTGAAGTGACAGCTGAGACGCTTCGTTTGCATCGCGGCCTTGCCGTTGAAAATCATCGACGCAATATGCAGGTACAGTCACGCCACTTGAGCATCAGTTCACGGCTTGTGCCTCCTCCTGAAAAATTAATGAATTGGGTTGAGGAGCGGCGTCCGTTTCCATCCCATGTTGCTTATATTGAAGAACGATATGCCACCGAGCCGTATCGTCTTGCGCTTTCCCTGTTGGTGGCCGATCTTGCTACCGCCTCGCATGACGATATGAAGGCTAACCTTATGAGCAACAAACCGCATGAGGCGCAGATCTCGTTGGAGAAATTGCGTGAACCTGTCGATATCATCGTCAATGCCATGCCGAAAGCACTTGCCGAGAGTGGGTTGAAGACGACGCAAAGCCAGTTAAATATTTTTGGACTCCACGCCGCCCGACTCGATATCCGCGAAGACTCATCCCGTTTCAACGCTGCCTTAAGTGAAGTGTTGCGTGCCTTGGGGATTGCATCGGACTTTGAGCATCTTCCCTATCCCGAGCGGACGCTTCTTCTCTCCCGATTGCTTGGTGAGAAAACGCCGGAGCTTTCTCAACATCCGGGCGTTACCTCCGCCACCGCCGAGACGTGGGCCTTGTTCCAACTCATCGCCCGCGTTTGCGATGTTTATGGGAGTGAAATGCTGGGGGCGATTGTCATCTCCATGGCGCATTCAACAGCCGATGTGTTGACGGTCCTTTTGCTTGCTCGTTGGGCAGGTTGTAAGTATGTACCTCCCATTGCCCCGCTCTTTGAATCGATTGATGATCTGCTGGGCGCCTCACAGATTTTGGAATCATTGTTTACCTGTGAACCGTATCGTAAACATCTTGAGTTGCACAACAATGAACAGATGGTGATGATCGGCTATTCTGATAGCAACAAGGATGGCGGTTATCTGATGGCGAATTGGTCGCTATATAAGGCGCAAGAGGAAATTACCCGCACCGCCCACGATCATCACATTGGCCTGACCATTTTCCACGGCCGTGGCGGGACCATTGCTCGTGGTGGCGGCCCGGCTGGTCGTGCCATCCGTGCCCAGCCTGCGGGGAGTATCAATGGTCGCTTCCGTCTCACCGAACAGGGAGAGATCATTGCCTCACGATATGCCAACCCGTATCTGGCGCATCGACATCTTGAACAGATCGCGAGCGCTGTCCTGTTGGCTTCGGCCCCAGTGGTGGGGGAGCAGGTTCAGGTCCCGGCCAAGTGGCGTGAGGCGATGGATGAAATGTCTGTCGTGGCGAAAAAGCAATATCGGCAGTTAGTCTACGAAACGCCCGGTTTCATTGACTTCTGGCAATCGGTTACGCCCCTTGATGAGATCAAACGTCTACAAATTGGTTCTCGCCCGGCTTCGCGGTCCAGCACCAGTGCCGTGGATAAGATCCGCGCCATTCCGTGGGTATTCTCGTGGATGCAAGCCCGCTTCAACCTGCCAGGTTGGTATGGACTTGGCACCGGCTTGGAGTCCTTTGCGGACCAATCCTTGTTGCGCGAGATGTACAACAGTTGGCCCTTCTTTAGGAGCTTGTTGAACAATACAGAAATGTCCCTGATCAAAGCGGATATGGACATTGCGTCGTTATATATGGAGTTGGCGCCGAATCATGAAGCGGCCCACGCAATGTTCAATCATATTACCGATGAATACAAACGGACACGTAAAGTTGTATTATCCGTCAGTGGGCATACATCTTTGATGCAAATGGAGCCGATCACCCAGAATGCCGTCCAAATGCGCAACCCGTATGTGGACCCGTTGAACTATATTCAAGTGGAAGTCTTGCGACGTTTGCGTTCTGTGAAGAATCTCGATGTGACGGAAGCCGAGACGCTTCGTGAGGCGATGGCGCTCACGATCAATGGCATTGCGGCTGGGTTGAAGAATACAGGCTAATGTTGTGATTTTGGCATCAATCAGTTTGTTGGTTGATGATGCGACTACAGAAAAAATCCCGAAGGAATATCGTGACCTTGTGCAAGGTCAATGATATCCCTTCGGGATTATAAAAATATTTCAACGATCGATATTTATGTGCCCCTTCATGGTCGTTGAAAGAATAATCGATCTTATTCGCTCAATAGTGTTTTGAACTTGTTATCCCCGGCCACTTTGGCGGTGGCGGCGGAGCGGGTGTGGACATCCAGTTTTTCGAAGATGGCTTTCAGGTGTCTCTTCACTGTGTTGGTCGTGATGACGAGCCTCTCGGCGATCTCTTTGTTCGTCAACCCTTGTGCTAACAGATCCAATACTTCGCGCTCACGGTCGGTGAGTGCGCTCAATTCGCTGAGCGATTGGTGAGATTGTTTGGTTTCATCGATCACACGACGGAAGGCCACGCGGTCAAAGGCTTGCTTCTCGATGTAAGCGGAGATCGAATATTCCGAATACACTCTTTGTATCTCATCTGGGTCAGATGTGCCGCTGACAACCACAGTGGGAATATTGTTTGCTTTTGCGGCAGATAACAGGTGATAACCGTCCATGTTCATTTCGCCGGTGTCTTTGTCCCACACGTTGCTGGTGGTGCCTTGGAGCGAAAGGTCAATGACTGCCAGTGTGAACCGTTCTCTGCGTAGGTAACCGAAAGCATCGCCGAAACTGGCGCAAGTGCGCACCTGGAAACCGGCATCCGTCAATTGTTCCTCCAGGATGCTTCTCCAACCGGCGTCATCTTCCACGACAAGGGCTTTTTCGTTTATAGGTTTGGGTGGAGGGTTATATCCCTTGATCGGGGAGGTGGGGGGATTCGAAGCAGAAGCAGGCGTCGGGTTGGTCTGAGCCGGGGGGCTGACGAGGATACGGTACACCACATCGCGGAACTGACTGCGGTGGAAACTTTCCTTCCGAAGAAATGTGAAAGCCCCATAATCCGTAAGGGCGGTGACAGCCAACTCAACAGTTGCGAAGCCGGTCAAGAGAATGGCGCGGCAGTTGGGGTCGAGCTTGCGCACGGCATCAAGTACGCGCAGGCCATCTATGTTGTTATGGTCGTTTGGCGAGAGCGAGAGGTCAACGATGGCAACACGATGGGGCTGTGCCTTAAGGCTTTGTGTTGCCTGTTCAAGATTTTCAGCAACATCCACCTCAAGACCGCAATCAATGAGGATCTCGCTGAGGATCTGTTGCCAGGAATGATCGTCTTCGATCACAAGCGCGCGCGGGGTTTGTGGTTTCATTTTATTGTTGCTCCGTATTCACAGGTAGGCGCAAGCGGAATGTTGTGCCATGTTGCCCGTCACTCTCAACGGTAACAGAACCGCCGAGGCGGGTCATAAGTGTTTTGACCCACCATAGGCCAAAACCCATTTTGCCGGGGTGCGCACCCGCTCGCCCGGAAAAATTTAACTCAAAGATTTGGTTATGAAGTTCAGGTGAAATGCCGGGACCGCTATCAGTGAGCGATATCTCAACCCAGCCATTGCCCGATGTACCTTGTATAACGATCAAGCCGTGGCCGTGCATGGCGGCGATGGCATTCTCGATCAGGTTGACGAACACAAACGTCAGGTTCTGGCCGCCTGCGATAACAGTGGGGAGTTCATCCAATCCATTAATTTCAATGCGGACCGCGGCAGGCACTTGCACGTTACGAAGCGCATCGGCCACGCGTGAGGCGATCTGCACTTTGCCCATGCGAATGGGGCGTAAGTGCGAAAGATTTTCCTGTGCCACTTGCATCGCTTCACCGGCGCTTCGTTCGATCTCTGCCAGATTGTTGGAAAGATAGGTGTCTTTCTCCAGTAATTTTTTATATTTATCTTGAATGGATTGAATACGCACAGGGATCGTGCCGACCTTGTTATTCATGTTGTGCAAAAGGTTGGCCGAAATATCACCAACTGCCGCAAAGGTTTCGGCTGTCCAATGTTGTTCTTGCGAGGCGCGTAATGCCTTTTGATGGGATTCATTCTGGACGGCAAGCACTGCGTAATTAGCAAGACACGCCAACACTTTCTTATCCCATTCGGACTGGACGCTTCTTCCTCCGCCCGGTTCTGTATTGAACACCCCAAACATTCCCAACGCTCGAGCCTGCTCTCCTTTCGGGAGAGGCATGAGCAGGGAGTTTGGTTCGTCTATTTTTTCCGAAATTTTCCCTACGTTTTTCACTGAACCGTTCGATGATACAAGTTGCAGTTCGCCCGATTCGTTCGAAAGCCAGATCGCGCTTGATGTTGTATTGAGCAACTCACTCGCCATCACACAGAGACGGTCCAGCACTTTTTGGGTGGGTTGTGAGATCAAGAGTTGCGCAATTTCCTGTAAGGCATCCAACAGACGTACTTCCTGAATGGCAGTGATGGCATGAGTTGCCAATGACTGCAACATGTGATTATCTTCTTCTGTGAACCCGTTTGGCTTGGGGCTTTCGAGGTTCAACACACCTTCGAGACGTCCGCTGGCATCGATCAAGGGCACGGCCAATTCTGAGCGCATCTCCAATTCAGAATCCAGTGGGTAGTAGATCTTTGACCATTGTTCGTTGCGCAGGTCTGGGATGAGAAGGGGCTCGCGCGTTTGTGCGACCCGTGCCATGATGCTGTTTCCACTCAATGGGATTCGTTC
Proteins encoded in this window:
- a CDS encoding GAF domain-containing protein — translated: MNTPSSPSSEDSDPRLLEALAILNQISNAINHIGSDDESSNELSLQLIVDSAIRVVPGSSAVIYTYNQITDSFEKESRVSAEPEERKSAATTNWQDDAPRPNGIGMRVLKRRQRAFSYTEADVDVHPYHAALGVKAVACFPLIVAKQAVGILYIYLHEERQFTHLEQLMLDNFVNQAAMAIYHSHRLAGIKRDLTRKDEELNQLRRAGLVISSRLRLEETLDSILQLALEITNAQYGIFRLVDKSGNYLVTSAVSGVQFEHPLIERIPLSGNSIMARVAQTREPLLIPDLRNEQWSKIYYPLDSELEMRSELAVPLIDASGRLEGVLNLESPKPNGFTEEDNHMLQSLATHAITAIQEVRLLDALQEIAQLLISQPTQKVLDRLCVMASELLNTTSSAIWLSNESGELQLVSSNGSVKNVGKISEKIDEPNSLLMPLPKGEQARALGMFGVFNTEPGGGRSVQSEWDKKVLACLANYAVLAVQNESHQKALRASQEQHWTAETFAAVGDISANLLHNMNNKVGTIPVRIQSIQDKYKKLLEKDTYLSNNLAEIERSAGEAMQVAQENLSHLRPIRMGKVQIASRVADALRNVQVPAAVRIEINGLDELPTVIAGGQNLTFVFVNLIENAIAAMHGHGLIVIQGTSGNGWVEISLTDSGPGISPELHNQIFELNFSGRAGAHPGKMGFGLWWVKTLMTRLGGSVTVESDGQHGTTFRLRLPVNTEQQ
- a CDS encoding ABC transporter permease, which produces MRILDLALKDLSQMFRDKRSLLFLVAMPIAFTFFMGFAYRNAGGDPNADTRIPLAVVNPEPDAVLNKALVERLETSTSIRAESMNEEDAMNAFYKGDMAGVLKIPVGFSEQASAGKDAQIQLIADANSADGQSLYQLLRVPISQLMGAVEVSRESVDVVNASDPSAEQSAAFELAWSKWTESSKVSLVKVEQEVAKSSDWTGGNPYNQSSPGILVQFAIFGLVTSGQILVQEKKTRTLQRLITTAMKPWEIVMGHMLAMFTVTFLQTMMLVLFGQWVLKVDYLREPLGVLLIAVTLGLWIASMGLLIGVTAKEEQNVILYAMIAMFLFSALGGTWFPLDVTGGAFATIGRAMPSAWAMNGLQNILIRGLGLESVWTAVGMLLAYAVFFFLLAVWRFRKIEI
- a CDS encoding response regulator, whose translation is MKPQTPRALVIEDDHSWQQILSEILIDCGLEVDVAENLEQATQSLKAQPHRVAIVDLSLSPNDHNNIDGLRVLDAVRKLDPNCRAILLTGFATVELAVTALTDYGAFTFLRKESFHRSQFRDVVYRILVSPPAQTNPTPASASNPPTSPIKGYNPPPKPINEKALVVEDDAGWRSILEEQLTDAGFQVRTCASFGDAFGYLRRERFTLAVIDLSLQGTTSNVWDKDTGEMNMDGYHLLSAAKANNIPTVVVSGTSDPDEIQRVYSEYSISAYIEKQAFDRVAFRRVIDETKQSHQSLSELSALTDREREVLDLLAQGLTNKEIAERLVITTNTVKRHLKAIFEKLDVHTRSAATAKVAGDNKFKTLLSE
- the ppc gene encoding phosphoenolpyruvate carboxylase produces the protein MEISQTIHLLGDLLGEVISDLESPAIFQTVERIRAEAKARRAGDREAAGRLQELISALSSDEARAVSAAFATYFDLVNIAEDHQRVLLMRQRQDQKYPNPVDESIGESIAILKQRGVTSGQMKELLENLSIELVLTAHPTEARRRTVLSKIEGVAQLVQEFSDNQSSERRSAEILQSLRTEISALWLTERARLNQLAVTDEVKTGLYYVDAFFWKAIPAVYEDLERALKIHYPELRAPATWLKLASWIGGDRDGNPNVTAEVTAETLRLHRGLAVENHRRNMQVQSRHLSISSRLVPPPEKLMNWVEERRPFPSHVAYIEERYATEPYRLALSLLVADLATASHDDMKANLMSNKPHEAQISLEKLREPVDIIVNAMPKALAESGLKTTQSQLNIFGLHAARLDIREDSSRFNAALSEVLRALGIASDFEHLPYPERTLLLSRLLGEKTPELSQHPGVTSATAETWALFQLIARVCDVYGSEMLGAIVISMAHSTADVLTVLLLARWAGCKYVPPIAPLFESIDDLLGASQILESLFTCEPYRKHLELHNNEQMVMIGYSDSNKDGGYLMANWSLYKAQEEITRTAHDHHIGLTIFHGRGGTIARGGGPAGRAIRAQPAGSINGRFRLTEQGEIIASRYANPYLAHRHLEQIASAVLLASAPVVGEQVQVPAKWREAMDEMSVVAKKQYRQLVYETPGFIDFWQSVTPLDEIKRLQIGSRPASRSSTSAVDKIRAIPWVFSWMQARFNLPGWYGLGTGLESFADQSLLREMYNSWPFFRSLLNNTEMSLIKADMDIASLYMELAPNHEAAHAMFNHITDEYKRTRKVVLSVSGHTSLMQMEPITQNAVQMRNPYVDPLNYIQVEVLRRLRSVKNLDVTEAETLREAMALTINGIAAGLKNTG